A section of the Poecile atricapillus isolate bPoeAtr1 unplaced genomic scaffold, bPoeAtr1.hap1 scaffold_111, whole genome shotgun sequence genome encodes:
- the PLP2 gene encoding proteolipid protein 2: protein MPPPEAPPGPSGPGAPPEPVAATSFVGPEPRDLLPTGEELGSPSSAGRGPGCSLAWPQDPVPFAVELPRGPGGFGFSLRGGPAGVFVRGLREGGPAQRCGCIQILCVLTLICFGASRSGYAGLAAVELLFAALVLLAWSCRLPPRLTLLHWGWTDFMRCIIGALLFLITSLIVIVGHRDGAGIAGGVFGILAGILLGYDAYITLPIRQGHTAAPTESPDGA, encoded by the exons GCCCTGGAGCCCCCCCTGAGCCCGTGGCTGCCACCAGTTTTGTGGGCCCTGAACCCCGGGACCTGCTGCCCACtg GTGAGGAGCTGGGGagtcccagcagtgctgggaggggaccgggctgcagcctggcctggccacaG GACCCCGTCCCATTCGCAGTGGAGCTGCCGCGGGGCCCGGGGGGTTTCGGGTTCAGCCTCCGGGGGGGCCCCGCCGGGGTTTTCGTGCGGGGGCTGCGCGAGGGGGGCCCGGCCCAGCGCTGCGGCTGCATCCAG ATCCTGTGCGTGCTGACCCTGATCTGCTTCGGGGCGTCGCGCTCCGGCTACGCGGGGCTGGCTGCGGTGGAGCTGCTGTTCGCtgcactggtgctgctggcctggAGCTGCCGCCTGCCCCCCCGGCTGACCCTGCTGCACTGGGGCTGGACC GACTTCATGCGCTGCATCATCGgggctctgctcttcctcatcaCCTCCCTCATCGTCATTGTTGGCCACCGGGACGGCGCCGGCATCGCAGGAGGG GTGTTCGGGATCCTGGCCGGGATCCTCCTGGGATACGATGCCTACATCACCCTCCCCATCCGGCAGGGCCACACTGCCGCCCCCACTG AATCCCCAGACGGTGCCTGA